In one Candidatus Krumholzibacteriia bacterium genomic region, the following are encoded:
- a CDS encoding NAD(P)H-binding protein → MKILVTGGTGFVGSALRRELKQQGHDVRLLVRVDSVSKIDPREGFDVMTGDVLDTHACLRAAAGCDAVIHLVGIRREEPQDGITYEAMHTEAAYSIFDAAAREGVQRAVYLSGLGARPDAPSGYHRTKYEAEEILKKTGMRWTIFRPSVIFGPGDEFHPLVADLVTRPVVPVIDGGKSLMQPVSLANVVGPLARTVTMPETQGRTYEIGGPERIAFVDILEKVARVYGVWPNTMSVSSLLAKPLVKFAQHFRGFPLTLDELSMLLEDNVCDATVFTETFGVKLDTYVDKIPSLCPKQELAA, encoded by the coding sequence ATGAAGATTCTGGTAACCGGCGGAACCGGTTTTGTGGGGTCCGCCCTGCGCCGTGAACTCAAGCAGCAGGGCCACGACGTGCGCCTGCTGGTGCGCGTGGACAGCGTATCCAAAATCGATCCGCGCGAGGGTTTCGACGTGATGACGGGTGACGTGCTGGACACGCACGCGTGCCTGCGCGCCGCCGCCGGCTGCGACGCGGTGATCCACCTGGTGGGCATTCGCCGCGAAGAGCCGCAGGACGGCATCACCTACGAGGCGATGCACACCGAGGCCGCCTACTCCATCTTCGACGCGGCCGCGCGCGAAGGCGTGCAGCGCGCAGTGTACCTGAGTGGCCTGGGCGCGCGCCCGGATGCGCCTTCGGGTTACCACCGCACCAAGTACGAAGCCGAGGAAATCCTCAAGAAAACGGGGATGCGCTGGACGATCTTCCGCCCGTCGGTGATCTTCGGCCCGGGCGACGAGTTCCACCCGCTGGTGGCGGACCTGGTCACACGACCGGTGGTTCCCGTCATCGATGGCGGCAAGTCACTCATGCAGCCGGTGTCGCTGGCCAACGTGGTCGGCCCGCTGGCCCGCACGGTGACCATGCCGGAAACGCAGGGTCGCACCTACGAGATCGGCGGCCCGGAACGGATTGCCTTTGTGGATATTCTGGAAAAGGTGGCGCGCGTGTACGGCGTGTGGCCCAACACGATGTCGGTCTCGTCGCTGCTGGCAAAACCGCTGGTGAAGTTCGCGCAGCATTTCCGCGGGTTCCCGCTCACGCTGGACGAGTTGAGCATGCTGCTCGAGGACAACGTGTGCGACGCCACAGTGTTCACGGAGACGTTCGGCGTCAAGCTGGACACGTACGTGGACAAGATTCCGTCGCTGTGCCCGAAGCAGGAACTGGCGGCCTGA
- a CDS encoding TatD family hydrolase, producing the protein MIDSHCHLNSRHFDDDREIAIARAVSDGVVSFMNIGFDRESLRDTLELVEDYPFMFGAAGVHPHDAASLDDALEADVRSALQHPRIVAVGEIGLDFYRNLAPREVQEAVFRKMIALARETNKPIVIHCRDAFNEVIEMLAAEGSQHRGIFHAFSGSPEDAQRIFDLGFHVGIGGVVTYRNARLSETVAALPIEKIVLETDSPYLTPHPWRGKRNEPSFVAHVARTIARIKDLPLAEVARITTGNYLAAMGITAEALPGPVYRIDGSVYIQAASAGPADLEPVSREDEDEAVLTGVVDPMDGLEHTLALATVAKERGLRVRINTGGLANHTAGRDVTPELAGKVDEIVVVFYGTTATTHNTLAYPAVAAEEWELIRDFIRCSVAAGIDTVCEFVATPGFDPDPCRLFAKELGAQYDIRMYRS; encoded by the coding sequence ATGATCGATTCTCACTGTCATCTCAATTCACGCCACTTCGACGACGACCGCGAAATCGCGATTGCGCGCGCGGTATCCGACGGCGTGGTGTCCTTCATGAACATCGGGTTTGACCGCGAGTCGCTGCGCGACACGCTGGAACTGGTGGAGGACTACCCGTTCATGTTCGGGGCCGCGGGGGTGCACCCGCACGACGCCGCCTCGCTGGACGACGCCCTGGAAGCCGACGTGCGCAGCGCGCTGCAGCATCCGCGCATCGTTGCGGTGGGCGAGATCGGCCTCGACTTCTACCGCAACCTGGCGCCGCGCGAGGTGCAGGAGGCCGTGTTTCGCAAGATGATTGCGCTGGCGCGCGAGACCAACAAGCCCATCGTGATCCACTGCCGCGACGCCTTCAACGAGGTCATCGAAATGCTCGCCGCGGAGGGTTCGCAGCACCGCGGTATCTTCCACGCCTTCTCCGGGAGCCCGGAGGACGCGCAGCGCATCTTCGACCTGGGCTTCCACGTGGGCATCGGGGGCGTGGTGACGTATCGCAACGCGCGTCTCTCCGAGACGGTGGCGGCCCTTCCCATCGAGAAGATCGTGCTGGAGACGGACTCCCCCTACCTGACGCCACACCCGTGGCGCGGCAAGCGCAACGAGCCGTCGTTCGTGGCCCACGTGGCGCGCACCATCGCGAGAATCAAGGACCTCCCGCTGGCGGAGGTGGCGCGCATCACCACCGGGAACTACCTGGCGGCCATGGGCATCACCGCCGAGGCGCTGCCGGGACCCGTTTACAGGATCGACGGGTCGGTTTATATTCAGGCCGCTTCCGCCGGGCCGGCGGACCTGGAGCCGGTTTCCAGGGAGGACGAAGACGAAGCGGTGCTGACCGGGGTCGTCGATCCCATGGACGGTCTCGAGCACACGCTCGCGCTCGCCACCGTGGCGAAGGAACGCGGTCTGCGCGTGCGTATCAACACGGGCGGGCTGGCCAACCACACCGCGGGGCGCGATGTGACTCCGGAACTGGCCGGCAAGGTGGACGAGATCGTGGTGGTGTTCTACGGAACCACCGCCACCACCCACAACACGCTTGCGTACCCCGCGGTGGCCGCGGAGGAGTGGGAGCTAATACGCGACTTCATCCGTTGTTCGGTGGCCGCCGGAATCGACACCGTATGCGAGTTTGTCGCAACACCCGGGTTCGACCCGGATCCGTGCCGTCTGTTCGCCAAGGAACTCGGCGCCCAGTACGATATCCGAATGTACAGATCGTGA
- the metG gene encoding methionine--tRNA ligase, whose protein sequence is MKPTFYVTTAIDYVNARPHLGTAYEKIGADCLARYKRLAGFDTYFLMGTDEHSTNVEREAKNLGKDPQAYTDEMAPLFERTWKTLHISHDQFIRTTDPMHKRAVSALFTKIHQNGYIFEGVYTGLYCEGCEEFKVEKDLVDGLCPRHKTPPKHIEEKNYFFALSKFSEPLKKHILAHPDFIRPEIRKNEILNVIESGLEDISVSRAGKTWGVPLPIAPDQVVYVWFDALINYISALGYGGDDDAKFKKYWPCNVHVIGKDITRFHCLIWPAMLMAAGVELPESVFGHGFVYNRGEKMSKTIGNIVDPVDLAGFFGADALRYLLLREIAFDRDGDFTVELFVTRYNAELANELGNLFSRTLSMTRRYFEGAVPAWSAEAQKEFARITAGVTGDYRRHMDRLAFDQGLAALWRSVQEANRFVEERKPWAQAKAGDTAALGATLRALLEVLRVASVLCVPFMPEKAAEMRTQLALPPAATLDEVDRPGDAAWKQIGEPVVLFPRLEMPVQ, encoded by the coding sequence GTGAAACCGACATTCTACGTTACCACCGCGATCGACTACGTCAACGCGCGCCCGCACCTTGGCACCGCGTACGAGAAGATCGGCGCCGATTGCCTGGCCCGCTACAAGCGGCTGGCCGGGTTCGACACCTATTTCCTGATGGGCACCGACGAGCATTCCACCAACGTGGAGCGCGAGGCGAAGAACCTGGGCAAGGATCCGCAGGCCTATACCGACGAGATGGCGCCGTTGTTCGAGCGCACGTGGAAAACGCTGCATATTTCTCACGACCAGTTCATCCGCACCACCGACCCCATGCACAAGCGCGCGGTCAGCGCCCTGTTCACGAAGATCCACCAGAACGGCTACATCTTCGAGGGCGTTTACACGGGGCTGTACTGCGAGGGCTGCGAGGAGTTCAAGGTGGAGAAGGACCTGGTGGACGGCCTGTGTCCGCGGCACAAGACGCCGCCGAAGCACATCGAGGAGAAGAATTACTTCTTCGCGCTGTCGAAGTTCAGCGAACCGCTGAAGAAGCACATCCTCGCCCATCCCGATTTCATCCGCCCCGAGATCCGCAAGAACGAGATTCTCAACGTGATAGAGTCCGGCCTGGAGGACATCAGCGTGTCGCGCGCGGGCAAGACGTGGGGTGTGCCGCTGCCCATCGCACCCGACCAGGTGGTGTACGTGTGGTTCGACGCGCTCATCAATTATATTTCCGCGCTGGGCTACGGCGGCGATGACGACGCAAAGTTCAAGAAGTACTGGCCGTGCAACGTTCACGTCATCGGCAAGGACATCACCCGCTTCCACTGCCTCATCTGGCCGGCCATGCTGATGGCCGCCGGCGTGGAGCTGCCGGAGAGCGTGTTCGGCCATGGCTTCGTGTACAACCGCGGCGAGAAGATGAGCAAAACCATCGGCAACATCGTGGATCCGGTGGATCTGGCCGGCTTCTTTGGCGCCGACGCGCTGCGCTACCTGCTGCTGCGCGAGATTGCCTTCGACCGCGACGGCGATTTCACGGTGGAACTGTTCGTAACGCGTTATAATGCAGAACTGGCCAATGAACTGGGCAACCTGTTCTCGCGCACGCTGTCCATGACCAGGCGCTACTTCGAGGGTGCGGTTCCGGCGTGGAGTGCGGAGGCGCAGAAGGAGTTCGCGCGCATCACCGCCGGTGTCACCGGCGACTACCGCCGCCACATGGACCGGCTCGCCTTCGACCAGGGGCTGGCGGCGCTGTGGCGCTCGGTGCAGGAAGCCAACCGCTTCGTGGAGGAGCGCAAGCCGTGGGCGCAGGCCAAGGCCGGCGACACCGCCGCGCTGGGCGCAACCCTGCGCGCGTTGCTCGAGGTGTTGCGGGTGGCGTCGGTGCTGTGTGTTCCCTTCATGCCCGAGAAGGCGGCCGAGATGCGCACGCAGCTCGCGTTGCCGCCCGCCGCCACGCTGGACGAGGTGGACCGGCCCGGCGACGCAGCGTGGAAACAGATCGGCGAGCCGGTGGTTCTCTTTCCCCGGCTGGAAATGCCGGTGCAGTAA
- a CDS encoding TerC family protein gives MHWLTDPQVWVALATLTALEIVLGIDNIIFIAILSAKLPAHQQGRARFLGLAIAMLTRVGLLFSLTWMMRLTSPLFAFLGHDFSGRDLILIGGGLFLLAKSTLEIHDKLEGHHEAKGAAPARAVFGVVVLQIVLLDIVFSLDSVITAIGLAKQIGVMVTAVVVAVIFMMAFARPISDFVDRHPTIRMLALSFLILIGVSLVGEGLSFHIPKGYIYFAMAFSVLVEMLNLRLRKVSQPVELRGALEELKRES, from the coding sequence ATGCACTGGCTCACCGACCCCCAGGTGTGGGTGGCGCTGGCCACCCTCACCGCCCTCGAGATCGTCCTGGGCATCGACAACATCATCTTCATCGCCATCCTCTCCGCCAAGCTCCCCGCGCACCAGCAGGGCCGGGCGCGCTTCCTGGGCCTGGCCATCGCCATGCTCACCCGCGTGGGGCTGTTGTTCTCCCTGACCTGGATGATGCGGCTCACCAGCCCCCTGTTCGCCTTCCTCGGCCACGACTTCTCGGGGCGCGACCTCATCCTCATCGGCGGTGGGCTGTTCCTGCTGGCCAAGAGCACGCTGGAGATCCACGACAAGCTGGAGGGCCACCACGAGGCGAAGGGCGCCGCCCCGGCGCGCGCGGTGTTCGGCGTGGTGGTGCTGCAGATCGTGCTGCTGGACATCGTCTTCTCGCTGGACTCGGTGATCACCGCCATCGGTCTCGCCAAACAGATCGGCGTGATGGTGACGGCGGTGGTGGTGGCGGTGATCTTCATGATGGCGTTCGCCAGGCCCATCAGCGACTTCGTGGACCGGCACCCCACCATCCGCATGCTCGCGCTGAGCTTTCTCATTCTGATCGGGGTGTCGCTGGTGGGCGAGGGGCTCTCCTTCCACATCCCCAAGGGCTACATCTACTTCGCCATGGCCTTCTCGGTGCTGGTGGAGATGCTCAACCTGCGCCTGCGCAAGGTGTCGCAACCGGTGGAGCTTCGCGGCGCACTGGAGGAGTTAAAGAGGGAGTCGTAG
- the corA gene encoding magnesium/cobalt transporter CorA — MTSRRRRRSVKIRAPRLYKRHQAQPGQPPGTLVYDRPPRVDKVSIRVIDYGADACAVRTTSEVEDTFRLRDSDTVSWIDVEGLHDTDLLNRFGSHFGLHPLVLEDILNTHQRPKIEEYDDYLYMVVRMLAPGTNGAELHSEQVSIILARRFVITFQEIPGDVFDPLRKRIDLGKGRVRRMGTDYLVYSIIDTIVDNYFLLLEKIAERIEEIEDSITASPQPEDLSRVHQLRRELVYLRRNIWPLRDVVISLERSETELVSEDARIYIRDLHDHVVQVIESLENFRDVLASLQDLYASSIGQRTNEVIRVLTIISTIFVPLTFLAGVYGMNFDILPELHWRHGYFAFWAVSVVLVASLIAFLRSRRWI; from the coding sequence ATGACTTCACGCCGACGCCGACGCAGCGTTAAGATCCGCGCGCCGCGCCTGTACAAGCGCCACCAGGCGCAACCCGGACAGCCTCCGGGGACCCTGGTGTACGACCGCCCGCCGCGGGTTGACAAGGTATCGATCCGGGTCATCGACTATGGCGCCGACGCCTGCGCGGTGCGGACCACCAGCGAGGTGGAAGACACCTTCCGCCTGCGCGATTCCGACACCGTGTCCTGGATCGACGTGGAGGGGCTGCACGACACGGACCTGCTGAATCGCTTCGGTAGCCACTTTGGCCTGCATCCCCTGGTTCTGGAAGACATCCTCAACACGCACCAGCGCCCCAAGATCGAGGAGTACGACGACTACCTCTACATGGTGGTGCGCATGCTCGCACCGGGCACCAACGGTGCCGAGCTCCACTCGGAGCAGGTGAGCATCATCCTCGCCAGACGCTTCGTGATCACGTTTCAGGAAATTCCTGGAGATGTGTTCGACCCGCTGCGCAAGCGCATCGACCTGGGCAAGGGACGCGTTCGTCGCATGGGGACGGACTACCTGGTCTATTCGATCATCGACACCATCGTCGACAACTACTTCCTGCTGCTGGAGAAAATTGCCGAGCGTATCGAAGAAATAGAGGACAGCATCACGGCATCACCGCAACCGGAGGATCTCTCGCGCGTGCACCAACTGCGCCGCGAGCTGGTGTATCTGCGACGCAATATCTGGCCGCTGCGTGACGTCGTGATTTCCCTTGAGAGATCGGAAACGGAACTGGTGAGCGAAGACGCGCGCATCTACATCCGTGACCTGCACGACCACGTGGTTCAGGTGATCGAGTCGTTGGAGAACTTCCGCGACGTGCTGGCCAGCTTACAGGATCTGTACGCGTCGTCCATCGGCCAGCGCACAAACGAAGTGATCCGCGTGCTGACCATCATCTCCACCATCTTCGTGCCGCTCACGTTCCTGGCCGGCGTGTACGGCATGAACTTCGACATCCTGCCAGAGCTGCACTGGCGCCACGGCTACTTTGCATTCTGGGCGGTGAGCGTGGTGCTGGTGGCCTCGCTCATCGCATTCCTGCGCTCGCGCCGCTGGATCTAG
- a CDS encoding LapA family protein → MSRFKQFLFMFIAVVLLIVMVQNAQKVTFRFLNWQYEVSQLLMVLIVFVLAFVLGFATAKWPRRKQDDFTPTPTQR, encoded by the coding sequence ATGAGTCGATTCAAACAGTTCCTGTTCATGTTCATCGCCGTGGTTCTGCTGATCGTCATGGTCCAGAACGCGCAGAAGGTGACCTTTCGGTTCCTAAACTGGCAGTACGAGGTCTCACAGCTGTTGATGGTGCTGATCGTCTTCGTGCTGGCCTTCGTGCTGGGCTTCGCCACGGCCAAGTGGCCGCGCAGGAAGCAGGATGACTTCACGCCGACGCCGACGCAGCGTTAA
- a CDS encoding DUF502 domain-containing protein: MNTEPVPAQSSTPRRPGRFLAHIRRFIIRGTLALIPIALPVVAVYLLYGFIDRRLVVLVDRTLHVNFPGLGIVLLLVTLYLVGLIVSNFVGRRVLEGLESLTERIPIINTAYRIGKQLSGTLALPEKQIFRRPILVPYAYQGIWQLGFVTGEVVSEKDGEVLLKVYVPTPPNPTSGFVYFIPASETRDPGWTVEEAMQCILSGGLIGAPNIK, translated from the coding sequence ATGAACACTGAGCCCGTTCCGGCACAGTCCTCGACGCCGCGGCGACCCGGCCGTTTCCTGGCACACATCCGCCGTTTTATCATTCGCGGCACGCTGGCGCTCATCCCCATCGCGCTGCCGGTGGTTGCGGTATACCTGCTGTACGGCTTCATCGACCGGCGCCTGGTGGTGCTGGTGGACAGGACGCTGCACGTGAACTTCCCCGGCCTGGGGATCGTGCTGCTGCTGGTGACGCTCTACCTGGTGGGGTTGATCGTCAGCAACTTCGTGGGCCGGCGCGTGCTGGAAGGGCTGGAGAGTCTCACCGAGCGCATTCCCATAATCAACACGGCGTACCGGATCGGCAAGCAGCTGTCCGGCACGCTGGCGCTCCCCGAAAAGCAGATCTTCCGGCGGCCCATCCTGGTGCCCTATGCGTACCAGGGGATCTGGCAGCTGGGGTTCGTCACCGGCGAGGTGGTGTCCGAAAAAGACGGTGAAGTTCTGCTCAAGGTGTATGTTCCCACGCCACCCAACCCCACCTCGGGCTTCGTCTATTTCATTCCGGCGTCGGAGACCCGCGACCCGGGGTGGACGGTTGAAGAGGCCATGCAGTGTATTCTCTCCGGCGGCCTGATCGGCGCGCCGAACATCAAGTAG
- a CDS encoding TerC family protein, whose protein sequence is MPVLWQWVVFHVLLGAALWIDLGVVHRRPEAVGARRALAWVGVWVALALCFCLGIHLVRGHHAAVLFLTGYLVEQSLSVDNLFVFYVVFQYFHVPKKFEHRILFWGIIGALVTRLSFILAGVALLHRFEWLTWVLGAFLVFTAARMAFSKDRQVHPERNPVFKLLRPFMGTQSYDSGRFFIRVNGRLLITPAMIVLLVIETSDIVFAVDSVPAILAITTDPFLVYTSNAFAILGLRSLYSVVGKLIVSFEFLHHGLSVILAFIGVKMLISNWYTMPVGVTLGFVVAVLSSSLLISVGMRRMANKPGDTPPNDAS, encoded by the coding sequence ATGCCCGTCCTATGGCAATGGGTCGTGTTTCACGTGCTGCTGGGAGCCGCGCTGTGGATCGACCTGGGCGTCGTCCACCGCCGCCCGGAAGCGGTTGGCGCGCGGCGCGCGCTGGCCTGGGTGGGCGTCTGGGTGGCGCTGGCGCTCTGCTTCTGCCTCGGTATCCACCTGGTGCGCGGTCACCACGCCGCGGTGCTGTTCCTCACCGGCTACCTGGTGGAACAGTCGCTGAGCGTCGACAACCTGTTCGTCTTCTACGTGGTCTTCCAGTACTTCCACGTCCCCAAGAAGTTCGAACACCGCATTCTGTTCTGGGGCATCATCGGCGCGCTGGTGACACGGCTGTCGTTCATTCTGGCGGGTGTGGCGCTGCTGCACAGGTTCGAATGGCTGACCTGGGTGCTGGGCGCGTTTCTGGTGTTTACCGCGGCGCGTATGGCGTTTTCCAAGGACCGCCAGGTGCACCCGGAACGCAACCCGGTCTTCAAGCTGTTGCGGCCCTTCATGGGAACCCAGTCCTACGACTCGGGCCGCTTCTTCATCCGCGTAAACGGCCGTCTGCTCATTACGCCCGCGATGATCGTGCTGCTGGTGATCGAAACCAGCGACATCGTGTTTGCAGTAGATTCGGTGCCGGCGATTCTCGCCATCACCACCGACCCGTTCCTGGTCTATACCTCCAATGCCTTCGCCATCCTCGGCCTGCGCTCGCTGTACTCGGTGGTGGGAAAGCTCATCGTCTCCTTCGAGTTCCTCCACCACGGGCTGTCGGTGATCCTGGCCTTCATCGGGGTGAAGATGCTGATCTCGAATTGGTACACGATGCCGGTGGGGGTGACGCTGGGCTTCGTGGTGGCGGTGCTGAGTTCCTCACTGCTGATCTCGGTGGGGATGCGCCGCATGGCGAACAAGCCCGGCGACACACCCCCCAACGACGCGTCGTGA
- a CDS encoding HNH endonuclease, translating to MSLRSFSDKKLLSRTHRLVRCERMCMVRVLSHLNEIEERKLHFELGYRSMLHFCVEALGYARSSAGRRITAARCMKRFPEVRAMLDAGEVNVVTIACVAGILTPDNSKEVLKQIRGRTQEEVEAIVACYRPREAVRDRVREVLVPRLVVVAAVPTISAQTVGASCVPAAAAQTVGASCVSAAVVPEAMQAPAGEQSHCETECKDSPGESTDNPPQTEFERRAVLEFSVSKAFMGKLGRFRSLMWHRLPANASLEQVFELLLDRTLQREDPVARRERRQKREDRRQTNSSPARRQSHCETECKDSPSRKPRNPRHIPARVRDEVFVRDKGRCAFVGSTGRKCGSTSGLQVDHVIPVARGGGATLGNLRLLCANHNRLEGERTLGRAAMAPVAPAVSQ from the coding sequence GTGTCGCTTCGCTCTTTCTCCGACAAGAAACTTCTCTCCCGCACCCACAGGCTGGTTCGTTGTGAGCGCATGTGCATGGTGCGCGTACTGTCGCACCTGAACGAGATCGAGGAGCGCAAGCTCCACTTCGAACTCGGCTATCGCTCCATGCTCCACTTCTGCGTCGAGGCGCTGGGCTACGCGCGCTCCTCGGCGGGCCGGCGCATCACGGCGGCGCGCTGCATGAAGCGCTTCCCCGAAGTGCGTGCGATGCTCGATGCGGGTGAGGTCAACGTGGTCACGATTGCCTGCGTGGCCGGCATCCTGACACCCGACAACAGCAAGGAGGTTCTCAAGCAGATCCGCGGCAGGACCCAGGAAGAGGTGGAAGCCATCGTGGCCTGCTACCGCCCCCGCGAGGCGGTGCGCGACCGGGTGCGCGAGGTGCTCGTGCCGCGGCTGGTGGTCGTAGCCGCGGTGCCGACGATCTCCGCGCAGACGGTTGGGGCGTCGTGCGTGCCCGCAGCGGCCGCGCAGACGGTTGGGGCGTCGTGCGTGTCCGCGGCAGTCGTGCCCGAAGCCATGCAAGCGCCGGCCGGGGAGCAGTCTCATTGTGAGACTGAATGTAAAGATTCTCCCGGAGAGTCTACTGACAATCCCCCGCAGACCGAGTTCGAGCGCCGCGCCGTGCTGGAGTTCTCCGTGAGCAAGGCGTTCATGGGCAAGCTGGGGCGCTTTCGCTCGCTCATGTGGCACCGTCTCCCCGCGAATGCCTCGTTGGAACAGGTGTTCGAGCTGTTGCTGGACCGGACGCTCCAGAGAGAAGACCCCGTCGCACGCCGGGAGCGTCGTCAGAAGCGAGAAGATCGGAGACAGACGAACTCGTCACCCGCCCGCAGACAGTCTCATTGTGAGACTGAATGTAAGGATTCTCCATCGCGCAAGCCGCGTAACCCCCGGCACATCCCCGCCCGCGTGCGCGACGAGGTGTTTGTGAGAGACAAGGGCCGGTGCGCGTTCGTGGGCTCAACCGGACGTAAATGTGGATCTACAAGCGGCTTGCAGGTGGATCATGTAATACCAGTCGCGCGCGGCGGTGGGGCGACGCTTGGCAATTTACGGCTGTTGTGCGCGAATCATAATAGACTGGAAGGCGAGAGAACCCTGGGGAGGGCGGCCATGGCGCCGGTGGCACCGGCCGTCTCACAATGA
- a CDS encoding peptidoglycan DD-metalloendopeptidase family protein, protein MSPRSRRWISAALAAMVLALAAGAFSNPADDVDAKQRELERIRKEIESQRAKSKQLQTQERQALKTLSSLDKEIDLTNRYIKRLAEQEEILDERVGDLRVQIGGREIVLTQQEEALAARIRQMYKRDPQYRWEILLGAQSFNEAMTRYQFMKLVTAQDAKLINEFRESKTRLEVESARLAESLQEIIEVRAAREAESKQLENTKKKRQTTLSQIRNEKNRNADAIKELEKAQEEMQALIDEIIRRRVSDQDLPPSGEFAAMKGRLPWPVNGKMIRGFGKHTHPKYGTVTMNNGIDIQAPGGTPIIAVAAGVVEFVDWIDAFGKCVILNHGGGFYTLYAHVSTTMVAQGQKISRGQAIAEVGDTGSLQGYVCHFEVRQARKALNPMDWLGRKPSS, encoded by the coding sequence ATGAGCCCCCGTTCGCGCAGATGGATTTCCGCGGCGCTGGCCGCGATGGTGCTGGCGCTGGCCGCGGGCGCGTTCTCCAACCCGGCCGACGACGTCGATGCCAAGCAGAGGGAACTCGAGCGCATCCGCAAGGAAATCGAATCGCAGCGCGCCAAGTCCAAACAGCTGCAGACGCAGGAGCGCCAGGCGCTGAAGACGCTGTCCAGCCTGGACAAGGAAATCGACCTCACCAACCGGTACATCAAGCGGCTCGCCGAGCAGGAAGAGATACTGGACGAGCGCGTGGGCGACCTGCGGGTGCAGATCGGCGGCCGCGAAATCGTTCTCACCCAGCAGGAGGAGGCGCTGGCGGCGCGGATCCGGCAGATGTACAAGCGCGACCCCCAGTACCGCTGGGAGATTCTGCTGGGCGCGCAGAGTTTCAACGAAGCCATGACGCGTTATCAGTTCATGAAGCTGGTGACCGCGCAGGACGCGAAGCTCATCAACGAGTTCCGCGAGAGCAAGACACGGCTGGAGGTGGAATCCGCGCGGCTGGCGGAGTCGTTGCAGGAGATCATCGAAGTGCGCGCCGCGCGGGAGGCGGAGAGCAAGCAACTCGAGAATACCAAGAAGAAACGCCAGACCACGCTCTCGCAGATTCGCAACGAGAAGAACCGCAACGCCGATGCCATCAAGGAGCTGGAGAAGGCGCAGGAGGAGATGCAGGCGCTGATCGACGAGATCATCCGCCGGCGCGTGAGCGATCAGGACCTGCCGCCCAGCGGCGAGTTCGCCGCCATGAAGGGGCGCCTGCCGTGGCCGGTCAACGGCAAGATGATCCGCGGCTTCGGCAAGCACACGCACCCCAAGTACGGCACGGTGACGATGAACAACGGCATCGACATCCAGGCGCCGGGCGGCACGCCCATCATTGCGGTGGCGGCGGGCGTGGTGGAGTTCGTGGACTGGATCGATGCGTTCGGCAAGTGCGTCATTCTGAATCACGGCGGCGGCTTCTACACGCTGTACGCGCACGTTTCCACCACCATGGTGGCGCAGGGCCAGAAGATCTCGCGCGGCCAGGCCATCGCCGAGGTGGGCGACACGGGATCGCTGCAGGGCTACGTGTGCCACTTCGAAGTCCGCCAGGCGCGCAAGGCGCTCAACCCGATGGACTGGCTGGGCAGGAAGCCGAGTTCGTGA
- a CDS encoding ABC transporter permease: protein MMRRWLYIFDEAFRTVRRHKGLTSISVIIMSLSLLMLAVFLLATDNVLRLVGQAQDEMKMYVYLDDSNSQDEIERLHGLILSQDEVSTVTFVSREEALADFRDQLGPDADMLSALRTNPLPNSFWVTPRNDYKNRDAMVKLAARIEEMKGVDEVRYGREFLDKFASILAGIYTVDVVVGFIVILSAVFIIANAVRLTVISRRKTIEILKLVGATNPFIVAPFIIEGAVQGGFAAILSLLLLRVITEISSNIISDITFFSLEKSLIFAATCVVIGAIGSFMALRRYLEMR, encoded by the coding sequence ATGATGCGCCGCTGGCTCTACATCTTTGACGAAGCGTTCCGCACCGTGCGCCGCCACAAGGGGCTCACGTCCATCTCCGTCATCATCATGAGTCTTTCGCTGCTCATGCTGGCCGTGTTCCTGCTCGCCACCGACAACGTGCTGCGGCTGGTGGGACAGGCGCAGGACGAGATGAAGATGTACGTGTACCTGGATGACAGCAACAGTCAGGACGAAATCGAACGGCTCCACGGCCTGATTCTCTCGCAGGACGAGGTGTCGACCGTGACCTTCGTGTCGCGCGAGGAGGCGCTGGCGGACTTTCGCGACCAGCTCGGCCCCGACGCCGACATGCTTTCGGCGCTGCGCACCAACCCGCTGCCCAATTCGTTCTGGGTGACGCCCAGGAACGACTACAAGAATCGCGACGCCATGGTCAAGCTGGCGGCGCGCATCGAGGAAATGAAGGGTGTGGACGAGGTGCGCTACGGCCGCGAGTTCCTGGACAAGTTTGCGTCCATCCTGGCCGGCATCTACACGGTGGACGTGGTGGTGGGATTCATCGTGATTCTCTCCGCGGTGTTCATCATTGCCAACGCGGTGCGGCTCACCGTCATCAGCCGCCGCAAGACCATCGAAATCCTCAAGCTGGTGGGTGCCACCAACCCGTTCATCGTGGCGCCGTTCATCATCGAGGGCGCGGTGCAGGGCGGTTTTGCCGCCATCCTCTCGCTGCTCTTGCTGCGCGTGATCACGGAGATCAGCAGCAACATCATCTCCGACATCACCTTCTTTTCGCTGGAGAAGTCGCTGATCTTTGCGGCGACCTGCGTAGTCATCGGTGCCATCGGGAGTTTCATGGCGCTGCGACGCTACCTCGAAATGCGATGA